The following are encoded together in the Onychostoma macrolepis isolate SWU-2019 chromosome 03, ASM1243209v1, whole genome shotgun sequence genome:
- the LOC131537910 gene encoding LOW QUALITY PROTEIN: cytochrome P450 2K1-like (The sequence of the model RefSeq protein was modified relative to this genomic sequence to represent the inferred CDS: inserted 1 base in 1 codon) produces MAVVESLLQFPSTGTLLGALLLLLVLYLLSSGSKSQKEGKEPPGPKPLPLVGNLLTLDLTRPFDTFFELSKTYGNIFQVFLGPKKSVVLVGYKTVKEALVNHAEEFGDRDIGPGFRIMNKEHGILFSNGENWKEMRRFALSNLRDFGMGKRGSEEKIIEEIEYLKGEFDKFEGKPFNTTQPVNYAVSNIISSIVYGSRFEYTDPQFTAMVDRANENVRVAGSTSMILYNIFPWLGPFLKNKKIIKHNILKNRQQMTKLINGLLETLNPHDCRGFVDSFLIRKQSEEKSGKNDSYFHQENLMSTVINLFVAGTDTTGTTLRWGLMLMAKYPHIQDQVQEEIDRVIGGRQPVVEDRKKLPYTDAVIHETQRLANIVPLSLPHITTCDVTLNGYFIKKGTTVVPLLTSVLKDPSEWKXPNSFYPEHFLDEKGQFVKRDAFIPFSAGRRVCLGESLARMELFLFFTSLLQSYRFTTPPGVSADDLDLKGIVGVTLNPSPHKLCANRRS; encoded by the exons atggctgtTGTTGAGTCGCTGCTGCAGTTTCCCAGCACAGGTACATTACTGGGAGCTTTGCTGTTGCTTCTGGTTTTGTATTTGCTTTCTTCTGGATCCAAATCTCAGAAAGAAGGGAAAGAGCCACCAGGACCCAAACCACTGCCACTGGTGGGGAACCTGCTGACCCTTGACCTCACGAGACCCTTTGACACCTTTTTTGAG CTCTCCAAAACATACGGGAACATATTCCAAGTGTTTTTGGGTCCCAAAAAATCCGTGGTCCTAGTTGGATACAAAACCGTCAAAGAAGCTCTAGTGAACCACGCAGAAGAGTTTGGTGACAGAGATATTGGACCTGGTTTCAGGATAATGAACAAAGAGCATG GGATCCTCTTTTCCAATGGAGAGAACTGGAAAGAGATGCGACGCTTTGCTCTCAGCAACCTGCGGGACTTTGGGATGGGCAAGAGAGGAAGTGAAGAGAAAATCATAGAGGAAATTGAGTATCTGAAAGGAGAGTTTGATAAGTTTGAAGG GAAACCCTTCAACACGACACAACCTGTGAACTACGCTGTGTCAAACATCATCTCATCGATCGTGTACGGCAGCAGATTTGAATACACAGACCCTCAATTCACTGCAATGGTCGACAGAGCAAATGAAAACGTTCGGGTTGCTGGATCAACTTCTATGATT CTTTACAACATATTTCCATGGTTGGGTCCGTTCCTGAAGAACAAAAAGATTATTAAACACAATATTCTGAAAAATAGACAACAGATGACGAAGTTGATCAATGGGCTTCTGGAGACTCTGAATCCACACGACTGCAGAGGGTTTGTCGACTCCTTTCTCATCCGCAAACAGAGCGAAGAG AAATCCGGCAAGAACGACTCATACTTTCACCAGGAGAATCTTATGTCGACTGTGATAAATTTGTTTGTCGCTGGTACTGACACCACAGGAACGACCCTGCGCTGGGGTTTGATGCTTATGGCCAAATACCCTCATATACAGG ATCAAGTTCAGGAGGAGATTGACAGAGTGATCGGTGGACGTCAGCCAGTGGTGGAAGACAGAAAGAAATTACCGTATACAGATGCAGTGATCCATGAAACTCAAAGACTGGCAAACATAGTACCTTTGAGTCTACCGCATATAACCACCTGTGATGTTACATTAAATGGATACTTCATCAAGAAG GGCACCACTGTAGTTCCTCTGCTGACGTCTGTTTTGAAGGATCCAAGTGAATGGA AACCAAACAGCTTTTACCCAGAACACTTTCTTGATGAGAAGGGCCAGTTCGTCAAGAGAGATGCTTTCATACCCTTTTCTGCAG gacgcAGGGTTTGTCTTGGAGAGAGTTTGGCCAGGATGGAGCTCTTCCTGTTCTTCACCTCCCTTCTTCAGAGCTACCGCTTCACGACTCCACCTGGAGTGTCTGCAGATGATCTGGATCTCAAAGGAATAGTCGGAGTCACATTAAATCCGTCCCCACACAAGCTGTGTGCCAACAGACGCTCCTGA